The following coding sequences are from one Nitrospira sp. window:
- a CDS encoding sigma-54 dependent transcriptional regulator, translated as MDKEQILVVDDDEGLLHLLKMRLSAEGFAVTSCTTGHEALVEAKKKMFDLAITDLRLRGEDGLDVTEELLRIHPQLPVIILTAHGSIPNAVEAMQRGAFGYLTKPFDDKELKATIEKALSQQRMSKEIQRLKSLVKELYGLENVVARSPAMQRLFQQIAQVADSDATILLFGETGTGKEVMARVAHTNSRRSKGPFVALNCAAIPEALFESELFGHVRGAFTSAHGAKKGLFQSANGGTIFLDEIGEMPLSMQVKLLRAVQEREVREVGSELSTKIDVRIIAATNKDLGEAVKNGSFRNDLYYRISVVPLFIPPLRDRRDDIPLLAQHFLKISNQRANKDVRGFTPTALHRLMVNPWPGNVRELENAIEKAVVMTRQDMITPDLLPSVGVSPDTPLKPLTEAKEEFERTYLKNVLQLTGGNISRAAQFAGRYRADFYKMLRKYGLHPSTTKGKIEADIEEMEDESTLMEADR; from the coding sequence ATGGACAAGGAACAAATTTTAGTCGTCGATGATGATGAAGGATTGCTGCATCTCTTGAAGATGCGACTCTCCGCAGAGGGATTTGCCGTCACATCTTGCACCACCGGGCACGAGGCTCTGGTGGAGGCGAAAAAGAAGATGTTCGATCTGGCCATTACGGACTTGCGCCTGCGCGGGGAGGATGGTCTGGATGTGACGGAGGAACTGCTGCGGATTCATCCGCAGTTGCCGGTGATTATCCTGACTGCGCACGGCAGCATTCCGAATGCCGTCGAAGCGATGCAGCGCGGAGCATTCGGGTATTTGACGAAGCCGTTCGACGACAAAGAGCTGAAAGCCACGATCGAAAAAGCTCTGTCGCAACAGCGCATGAGCAAGGAAATTCAGCGGCTCAAGTCTTTGGTCAAGGAACTCTACGGCCTTGAAAACGTCGTCGCGCGTAGCCCGGCGATGCAGCGGCTCTTTCAGCAGATTGCCCAAGTGGCTGATTCCGATGCCACCATTCTTCTGTTCGGCGAGACCGGAACCGGCAAAGAAGTGATGGCGAGGGTGGCGCATACCAACAGCCGCCGGAGCAAAGGTCCCTTTGTCGCGTTAAACTGCGCCGCCATTCCTGAAGCCCTGTTCGAGAGCGAACTCTTCGGGCATGTGCGCGGGGCCTTCACCAGCGCGCATGGGGCTAAAAAAGGACTCTTTCAGAGCGCCAATGGTGGGACGATTTTCCTCGATGAAATCGGAGAAATGCCGCTGTCGATGCAAGTAAAGTTGTTGCGTGCGGTTCAGGAGCGGGAAGTCCGCGAAGTCGGTTCTGAACTCTCGACCAAGATCGATGTGCGCATCATTGCTGCGACGAACAAAGATCTCGGCGAAGCGGTCAAGAACGGCAGCTTCCGCAACGATCTCTATTATCGAATTTCCGTGGTGCCTCTCTTCATTCCGCCGCTGCGCGACCGTCGCGACGATATTCCGTTACTCGCGCAACATTTCCTCAAGATCAGCAACCAGCGGGCGAATAAAGACGTCCGTGGTTTCACGCCAACGGCATTGCATCGTTTGATGGTGAATCCGTGGCCGGGCAATGTGCGCGAACTGGAAAATGCCATCGAGAAAGCCGTGGTGATGACCAGGCAGGATATGATCACGCCTGACCTTCTGCCGTCCGTCGGAGTGTCTCCGGATACCCCGCTGAAGCCCCTGACAGAGGCGAAAGAAGAATTCGAGCGGACATATCTCAAGAATGTACTTCAGCTGACCGGCGGAAATATCTCCCGCGCCGCCCAATTCGCCGGCCGGTATCGGGCAGACTTTTATAAGATGTTGCGAAAATACGGACTGCATCCGTCGACCACGAAGGGGAAGATTGAGGCTGACATCGAAGAGATGGAGGATGAGTCGACTCTGATGGAAGCGGACCGATAG
- a CDS encoding HAMP domain-containing sensor histidine kinase — translation MRLSIFWRLVLTCLVIIAVMAGVNLYALFQLRQLTALSTEMASFHYPAVEAAKRLQESLFAQLNSEKKYLATKDGTFLTNFNEEVEEFQRNLQHLRDQEIAPHAITLLQEAGQLLQERLVLFHDEFEQPGDRVGGHEVGYENRRDAIMDRMSATIQSYIDVHEARVSVGVSESRASAARAEAVTEQLVLVALVFGLGLAGIASYSILRPLRQLQGHIKLIGQGKFGTPLEITAPSELRDLVDTVNWMGGKLQELDDMKSEFLAHVSHELRTPMASIQEGTHLLLDEIPGPLLAEQRTTLRIMADSSRRLIHLISTILDLSKMEAGMMEYRIVPIDLNRIADISVNKVRLLADSKHVQLLTEHPKERLWVKADALRIEQVLDNLLSNALKFSPEGGIVKLHMAPDPKAGVLEISVSDAGPGIDSEDLPHIFERFYQGRNKAKNASAGSGLGLALAKKIVEAHSGRIWIEGEAGKGTTVRFILRLTKPGGTS, via the coding sequence ATGAGACTTTCCATATTTTGGCGCTTAGTTCTCACCTGCCTGGTGATTATTGCGGTCATGGCAGGGGTGAATCTCTATGCCTTATTCCAGCTTCGCCAGCTCACGGCGCTCAGTACAGAAATGGCTTCGTTTCACTATCCGGCCGTTGAGGCGGCCAAGAGACTTCAGGAGTCCTTGTTTGCCCAACTCAATAGTGAAAAAAAATATCTGGCGACGAAAGATGGAACGTTTCTCACGAATTTCAATGAAGAGGTTGAAGAATTCCAGCGAAATCTTCAGCATCTTCGTGATCAAGAAATCGCACCTCATGCAATCACGTTGCTTCAGGAGGCCGGGCAGCTACTGCAAGAGCGCCTAGTCCTTTTTCATGACGAATTCGAGCAACCCGGCGATCGGGTGGGCGGGCATGAGGTAGGATACGAGAACCGTCGAGATGCCATCATGGATCGGATGTCTGCGACGATTCAAAGTTATATCGACGTACATGAAGCACGGGTGAGTGTGGGGGTCAGCGAATCACGTGCCAGCGCCGCGCGGGCGGAAGCCGTCACGGAGCAGTTAGTGCTGGTTGCCTTGGTATTCGGGCTTGGACTCGCGGGGATTGCCAGTTATAGTATTCTGCGTCCGCTTCGTCAGTTGCAGGGACATATCAAGCTGATTGGGCAAGGAAAATTCGGCACACCCTTGGAGATTACCGCACCTTCGGAGCTTCGCGATCTGGTCGATACCGTGAACTGGATGGGGGGAAAGCTCCAGGAGCTGGACGACATGAAGTCGGAATTTCTCGCCCACGTGTCGCATGAACTACGCACGCCGATGGCTTCAATTCAGGAAGGGACGCATCTGCTCCTCGATGAAATTCCCGGACCGCTCCTAGCAGAACAGCGAACCACGCTTCGGATCATGGCCGATAGCAGTCGACGGTTGATTCATCTGATCTCGACTATTCTCGATCTTTCAAAGATGGAAGCCGGAATGATGGAGTATCGGATTGTCCCGATCGATCTGAATCGCATTGCGGATATTTCAGTCAACAAAGTCAGACTTTTGGCTGATTCCAAACACGTTCAGCTCCTGACGGAACACCCGAAAGAACGTCTGTGGGTGAAGGCCGATGCGCTGCGCATTGAACAGGTGCTGGATAATCTCTTGTCAAACGCCTTGAAATTCAGTCCTGAAGGAGGCATCGTCAAGCTGCACATGGCTCCCGATCCTAAGGCGGGGGTCTTGGAGATATCTGTATCCGATGCCGGACCAGGTATCGATTCCGAAGATCTTCCCCATATCTTCGAACGGTTTTATCAGGGACGAAATAAGGCCAAGAATGCCTCCGCAGGGAGCGGGCTTGGATTGGCGCTGGCAAAGAAAATTGTGGAAGCCCATAGCGGGCGGATCTGGATTGAAGGTGAGGCTGGAAAGGGAACGACTGTACGGTTTATCCTACGGTTGACCAAACCAGGCGGGACAAGCTGA
- the clpB gene encoding ATP-dependent chaperone ClpB: MNTMTMKLQEALQTASSHAMRRSHQGIDVEHLLLALLDQEGGTTSTLLEQAGVALSAVRQATDQALGKLPQVQGASGGPGQVHVTNRLSQVLSKAEDEKAALKDDYLSVEHVLLAMVQEGGIFKKLGVTRDRLLSGLQQVRGNQRVTTQDPESTYQSLEKYGRDLTRAAGQGKLDPVIGRDDEIRRVIQILSRRTKNNPVLIGEPGVGKTAIVEGLAIRIIKGDVPEGLKQKRVITLDMGSLVAGAKFRGEFEERLKAVLKEIQSSQGQILLFIDELHTVVGAGAAEGSMDAANLLKPMLARGELHLIGATTLDEYRKHIEKDAALERRFQTVLVDQPSVEDTISILRGLKERYEVHHGVRIKDGALVAAAKLSNRYIADRFLPDKAIDLVDEAAARLRTEIDSLPAELDEVSRKVLQLEIEREALRKEKDQASAARLSTLETELAEKQSAAQVLKTQWDSEKASVGRLRKTREAIEEVKLKIEQAERAYDLNRVAELRYGDLPRLERELAIEQTSLGKKQDQNRLLKEEVDEDEIAAVVSRWTGIPVSRLMEGESDKLLKLEDLLHQRVIGQDEGVRAVADAVLRARSGIKDPNRPIGSFLFLGPTGVGKTELARALATVLFDDESNLIRIDMSEYMEKHTVARLIGAPPGYVGFEEGGQLTEAVRRHPFSVVLFDEIEKAHHDVFNVFLQILDDGRLTDSQGRTVDFKNTVLIMTSNIGSPQILESQQTGASYDEMRSVVMGELRQHFRPEFLNRVDETVVFHPLATEQLVKIVEIQLERLRGRLAERRIQLAITPAALAYLGERGYDPVYGARPLKRLIQQELETPLARLLVKGELRDGDTASIDRKEQALVIVPTVTAEG; the protein is encoded by the coding sequence ATGAACACAATGACGATGAAACTCCAGGAAGCCCTGCAAACGGCTTCATCGCATGCCATGCGCCGCAGCCACCAGGGCATCGACGTTGAGCATTTATTGCTCGCGCTCCTCGATCAGGAAGGCGGAACAACGTCCACGTTGCTGGAACAAGCCGGCGTGGCACTCTCCGCCGTTCGTCAGGCCACCGATCAGGCGCTTGGCAAATTGCCTCAGGTACAGGGTGCGAGCGGTGGTCCAGGACAGGTGCATGTCACGAATCGCTTAAGCCAGGTGCTCAGCAAAGCCGAAGATGAAAAGGCCGCGCTGAAAGATGACTATCTCAGCGTCGAGCACGTATTGCTCGCCATGGTTCAAGAAGGCGGTATTTTCAAAAAGCTGGGGGTGACGCGCGATCGTCTCCTGTCCGGCTTGCAACAAGTACGGGGCAATCAACGGGTGACCACGCAAGATCCCGAAAGCACCTATCAATCGCTCGAAAAATACGGCCGTGACCTGACGCGGGCAGCGGGGCAGGGAAAGCTCGATCCCGTCATTGGACGCGACGATGAAATTCGCCGGGTGATTCAAATTCTTTCCCGGCGCACCAAGAACAATCCCGTCCTGATCGGCGAGCCCGGCGTGGGCAAGACCGCCATCGTCGAGGGATTAGCCATCCGGATTATCAAGGGAGATGTCCCGGAAGGGCTGAAACAGAAACGAGTCATCACCTTAGATATGGGATCGCTGGTCGCCGGCGCGAAATTTCGCGGCGAATTCGAAGAGCGGCTCAAGGCGGTGCTCAAGGAAATTCAATCCTCGCAGGGACAAATTCTGCTGTTCATCGACGAGTTACACACCGTCGTCGGAGCCGGCGCGGCCGAGGGTTCGATGGATGCGGCGAACTTGCTCAAGCCTATGCTTGCGCGGGGCGAGTTGCACCTCATCGGAGCCACCACGCTCGATGAATACCGGAAACATATCGAAAAAGATGCCGCGCTCGAACGGCGGTTCCAAACCGTCCTGGTCGATCAACCGTCGGTCGAGGATACGATCTCGATCCTGCGCGGCCTGAAGGAGCGCTACGAAGTTCACCACGGCGTGCGTATTAAAGATGGCGCCCTGGTGGCAGCGGCAAAGTTATCGAACCGCTACATCGCGGATCGTTTCCTGCCCGACAAAGCCATCGACCTCGTCGATGAGGCAGCGGCACGTTTGAGGACGGAGATCGATAGTCTGCCGGCTGAGCTGGATGAAGTCTCCCGCAAAGTCCTCCAACTGGAGATCGAGCGCGAAGCGCTCCGGAAAGAAAAGGATCAGGCGAGTGCCGCTCGATTGAGCACGCTCGAAACGGAACTAGCCGAAAAACAGAGCGCCGCTCAGGTCCTCAAGACGCAGTGGGATTCAGAAAAGGCTTCGGTCGGACGTCTCCGGAAGACCAGAGAAGCCATTGAAGAAGTGAAACTGAAAATTGAACAGGCCGAGCGGGCCTACGATCTCAATCGCGTGGCGGAACTCCGCTACGGAGACCTCCCCCGTCTGGAACGGGAACTCGCTATCGAACAAACGTCCTTGGGGAAAAAGCAGGATCAGAACCGGCTGCTCAAGGAAGAAGTCGATGAGGATGAGATTGCCGCAGTCGTGAGTCGATGGACCGGGATCCCTGTCTCGCGCTTAATGGAAGGCGAGTCCGACAAACTGCTCAAGCTGGAGGATCTGCTGCATCAACGGGTCATCGGTCAAGACGAAGGCGTGCGCGCGGTGGCCGATGCGGTACTGCGGGCGAGGTCCGGCATCAAAGATCCCAACCGGCCGATCGGATCGTTCCTCTTTCTCGGCCCGACCGGTGTGGGGAAAACCGAGTTGGCGAGAGCGCTGGCGACCGTGCTCTTCGATGATGAGAGCAACCTCATTCGCATCGACATGTCGGAGTATATGGAAAAGCACACGGTTGCCCGTCTGATCGGAGCGCCGCCGGGATACGTAGGCTTCGAGGAAGGCGGGCAGTTGACCGAAGCGGTGCGCCGTCACCCCTTCTCCGTCGTGCTCTTCGATGAAATCGAAAAGGCACACCACGACGTCTTCAATGTGTTTTTGCAAATCCTGGATGATGGGCGGCTGACGGATTCCCAAGGCCGGACGGTCGACTTCAAAAATACCGTCCTAATCATGACCTCGAATATCGGCAGTCCCCAAATTCTTGAGTCGCAACAGACCGGGGCCTCGTATGATGAGATGCGATCGGTCGTCATGGGAGAGCTCCGGCAACATTTCCGCCCGGAATTTCTCAATCGCGTGGACGAAACCGTCGTATTCCACCCGCTGGCGACCGAGCAACTCGTGAAGATTGTGGAGATTCAGCTGGAACGGTTGCGGGGACGACTGGCCGAACGGCGCATTCAGCTGGCCATTACCCCGGCAGCTCTCGCCTATCTGGGAGAACGCGGCTACGATCCGGTCTACGGCGCGCGCCCGCTCAAGCGGCTCATTCAGCAGGAGTTGGAAACGCCCCTCGCACGACTCCTCGTGAAGGGTGAATTGCGCGACGGGGACACCGCCTCAATCGATCGGAAGGAACAGGCGCTGGTGATTGTTCCGACCGTGACAGCGGAGGGCTGA
- a CDS encoding YifB family Mg chelatase-like AAA ATPase, with protein sequence MLAKVASAALVGLDAHLVDVEVDISGGLPQFSVVGLPDATVRESRDRVRAALKNTGFHFPAKRITVNLAPAGIKKEGSGLDLAIAIGILVAEEVIPQEALDRRVLLGELSLDGRIKPITGALSFGLACRKGYDLLLPAANGTEAALVDGVNAYPLHTLPEAVEFLKGSQPLNACPSNLNHLESLRPADDEDYADVRGQDHAKRALEVAAAGGHNLLMVGPPGSGKTMLARRLPSILPIMELDEAIETTRVHSVAGQLPPDRPLLMVRPFRSPHHSISDAGLVGGGAVPKPGEVSLAHNGVLFLDESPEFKRPVLEGLRQPLEDGHVTLTRASGTIRYPARFMLIAAMNPCPCGYYGDRSRPCVCTVPQIRRYRAKLSGPLLDRLDLHLEVPPVPIRELRHEQPPTESSAAIRARVLAARGRQQVRYRGDGIYTNAQLKPRLVKRYCGLAAGPQELLEQAMARLNLSARAHGRILRVARTIADLADSDKIETVHVAEAIQYRALDRAIEV encoded by the coding sequence ATGCTGGCCAAGGTCGCGAGTGCTGCACTCGTGGGGCTGGATGCTCATCTTGTCGACGTCGAAGTCGACATTTCCGGAGGGCTTCCACAATTCTCTGTGGTGGGATTGCCGGATGCGACCGTGCGCGAAAGTCGTGATCGCGTCCGCGCCGCTCTGAAGAACACGGGTTTTCATTTTCCTGCCAAGCGCATTACCGTCAATCTGGCCCCTGCAGGCATCAAGAAAGAAGGCTCCGGCCTCGATTTGGCCATTGCCATCGGGATCCTCGTCGCGGAAGAGGTGATCCCGCAAGAGGCCTTGGACCGGCGGGTCTTATTGGGCGAGCTTTCTCTGGACGGACGAATCAAACCGATCACCGGTGCGTTATCGTTCGGACTGGCCTGCCGCAAAGGTTATGACCTCCTGTTGCCTGCCGCCAATGGGACCGAAGCGGCGCTCGTTGACGGGGTGAATGCCTATCCGCTCCATACCTTGCCGGAAGCCGTCGAGTTCCTAAAAGGAAGCCAGCCGCTCAATGCCTGCCCATCGAATTTGAACCATCTCGAGTCCTTACGGCCGGCGGATGATGAGGACTATGCCGATGTACGCGGGCAGGATCACGCCAAGCGGGCGCTGGAGGTCGCCGCGGCCGGCGGCCACAATCTTCTGATGGTGGGGCCGCCGGGATCAGGAAAGACGATGCTGGCGCGCCGCCTCCCATCGATTCTCCCGATTATGGAGCTGGACGAAGCGATTGAAACGACCAGAGTCCATAGTGTGGCCGGCCAGCTGCCGCCGGATCGTCCGTTGCTCATGGTGCGGCCGTTTCGATCCCCGCATCATAGTATTTCGGACGCCGGGCTTGTGGGCGGAGGAGCCGTTCCGAAACCGGGCGAGGTGTCGCTCGCGCACAACGGCGTGCTGTTTCTGGATGAATCTCCGGAGTTCAAGCGCCCGGTGCTGGAGGGATTGCGCCAACCGCTCGAAGATGGTCATGTGACGCTGACGAGAGCCAGCGGCACGATACGGTATCCGGCCCGCTTCATGCTGATCGCGGCCATGAATCCCTGTCCCTGTGGATACTATGGTGACCGGTCCCGGCCTTGTGTGTGCACGGTGCCGCAGATTCGTCGCTATCGCGCCAAGCTCTCCGGCCCCCTGCTCGACCGGCTGGATCTGCACTTGGAAGTACCGCCGGTGCCGATTCGCGAGTTGCGCCATGAACAGCCTCCGACCGAAAGCTCTGCCGCGATTCGTGCCCGTGTGCTCGCAGCGCGCGGGCGGCAGCAGGTACGGTATCGGGGCGACGGCATTTACACCAATGCCCAGTTGAAGCCCAGACTCGTGAAGCGGTATTGTGGGCTTGCGGCCGGGCCCCAAGAATTGCTGGAGCAGGCCATGGCCAGGCTCAATCTGTCAGCCCGCGCCCATGGACGCATTTTGCGTGTCGCGAGGACCATTGCTGATTTAGCGGACTCTGATAAGATTGAGACCGTCCATGTCGCGGAAGCGATTCAGTATCGGGCGCTCGATCGGGCGATTGAGGTGTGA
- a CDS encoding Lrp/AsnC ligand binding domain-containing protein, translating into MATRAYILIKVKAGKTKDVVQALKKITGVEQAHSCFGRPDIFVFISVQDERTLSDVVITKVHAIEGVEETDTHIVADA; encoded by the coding sequence ATGGCAACACGCGCGTACATCCTGATTAAGGTCAAGGCCGGCAAGACCAAGGACGTCGTCCAGGCACTCAAAAAGATTACCGGGGTTGAACAGGCCCATTCCTGCTTCGGTCGGCCGGATATTTTCGTCTTCATCAGCGTGCAAGACGAGCGAACCCTGTCAGACGTCGTCATTACCAAGGTGCATGCGATTGAAGGAGTCGAGGAAACCGACACTCATATCGTGGCGGACGCCTAA
- a CDS encoding Gfo/Idh/MocA family oxidoreductase → MTVPPKIGLGLIGAGRHGTRYARHLIQDMPQARLHAVCRQHPEQGLDVPGSEAVRIYGRPEELIADPLVDAVILVVPPVLHKDLCLAVVSARKPVLIEKPLATTYSDACVMVEAAARAGVPLMTAHTLRFDATIQSLLASRSRIGQSRQLVLTSHIETKGRSADHADGYGRRGALLEFGVHLLDLVRVLTGEEIETVQCVLDHMPPGHPETFAKAQLRTKSGIPCSIEVARVEAGRVGRAEWIGSDGQFLADWTNRNIRYTDSASRSEEWSTALSPTILTALREFLRALQQHTSMPITGDDGCRAVEIAEACYRSAAAGGTAITLPLRA, encoded by the coding sequence ATGACGGTACCGCCCAAAATCGGCCTGGGGCTCATAGGCGCCGGGCGCCATGGCACTCGCTATGCCCGCCATCTGATTCAGGACATGCCTCAAGCTCGATTGCACGCGGTCTGTCGGCAACACCCGGAGCAGGGGCTGGACGTTCCCGGAAGCGAGGCCGTCAGAATATATGGACGGCCCGAGGAGCTGATCGCGGATCCCCTGGTCGATGCGGTCATTCTCGTTGTTCCGCCGGTACTCCATAAAGATCTATGCCTGGCCGTGGTTTCAGCGCGGAAGCCGGTGCTTATCGAGAAACCTCTGGCAACGACCTACTCTGATGCATGCGTCATGGTTGAGGCGGCTGCACGGGCGGGGGTGCCGTTGATGACGGCTCACACCCTCCGATTCGATGCGACGATTCAATCGTTGCTCGCGTCTCGCTCGCGTATCGGCCAGTCCCGACAGCTCGTCTTGACGAGCCATATCGAGACGAAAGGGCGGAGTGCGGACCATGCGGATGGCTATGGCCGGCGTGGAGCGCTCCTGGAGTTCGGGGTGCATCTGCTGGATCTGGTTCGCGTGCTCACCGGGGAGGAAATTGAAACGGTGCAATGTGTCTTGGATCACATGCCGCCGGGTCACCCGGAGACATTCGCGAAGGCCCAGCTCCGAACGAAAAGCGGGATACCGTGCAGCATAGAAGTCGCGCGTGTGGAGGCAGGGCGAGTAGGGCGGGCCGAATGGATCGGCTCAGACGGCCAATTTCTAGCCGATTGGACGAACCGGAATATTCGGTATACAGACAGCGCCTCCCGCAGCGAGGAGTGGTCGACCGCATTGAGTCCAACCATCCTCACCGCGCTGCGGGAGTTTTTGCGTGCGCTGCAGCAACACACATCGATGCCGATTACCGGGGACGACGGTTGCCGCGCTGTCGAGATCGCCGAAGCCTGCTACCGTTCCGCCGCGGCCGGCGGCACGGCCATCACACTGCCTCTTCGGGCATAG
- a CDS encoding dienelactone hydrolase family protein translates to MTTTHSAPYTLDQIGTGIARFPSGVPIPTHSDAMVDPYIKTRMPKEVQVETILFWPQTKMLYPSLVLLHDRWGLTGQIKDLGARLACEGYVVVIPNLYGRIGGMVTANDEVGEALMAKIDESLVLRDINSCCEYLNTKDFTKRNIHGVVGYGMGASLALRFAAQRKRLRATVAYYGKMFQPRELMKEVISPILYHQAGRDTWATADDAEQLRAAAAEYGKKVEIAMHPDAPHAFSNEMKTDSYRADITATAWERSAVFLKACFQGT, encoded by the coding sequence ATGACCACGACACATTCGGCACCGTATACCTTGGATCAGATCGGCACGGGAATCGCCCGATTCCCGAGCGGGGTGCCCATCCCAACCCATAGCGATGCCATGGTGGATCCCTACATCAAGACACGCATGCCGAAAGAAGTGCAGGTTGAAACGATCTTGTTTTGGCCGCAGACAAAAATGCTCTACCCGAGTCTCGTGCTGCTGCACGACCGATGGGGATTGACCGGGCAAATCAAGGATCTCGGCGCTCGTCTGGCCTGTGAAGGGTATGTGGTCGTCATCCCCAATCTCTATGGACGGATCGGCGGCATGGTCACCGCCAATGATGAGGTCGGCGAAGCGCTGATGGCAAAAATCGACGAATCTCTGGTGCTTCGGGACATCAACTCCTGTTGCGAATATCTGAACACGAAAGATTTCACCAAGCGGAATATCCACGGAGTGGTGGGCTATGGGATGGGGGCCTCGCTGGCACTCCGTTTCGCCGCTCAGCGAAAGCGATTGCGCGCGACGGTCGCCTACTACGGGAAAATGTTCCAGCCTCGCGAGCTGATGAAAGAGGTGATCTCCCCGATTCTCTACCATCAAGCCGGGCGAGATACCTGGGCGACCGCAGACGATGCCGAACAATTACGCGCCGCCGCCGCTGAATATGGCAAGAAGGTCGAGATCGCGATGCACCCCGATGCGCCGCATGCCTTCAGCAATGAAATGAAGACCGACTCCTATCGCGCGGATATCACCGCCACAGCCTGGGAACGATCGGCCGTCTTCCTCAAGGCCTGCTTTCAAGGAACCTAG
- a CDS encoding DUF423 domain-containing protein — protein sequence MQSRRSCQTLIALGSLFAALAVAAGAFGAHMLKSILDPPMLAVFETAARYQMYHALGMIAVGLAGQVFGCPLVARAGWCFAAGIFLFCGSLYGVSLLGIRWLGAMTPIGGLAFMTGWSLLGWYVWREQVVTRE from the coding sequence ATGCAGTCACGTAGATCCTGTCAAACGCTCATTGCTCTGGGGAGCCTTTTTGCCGCGCTGGCCGTTGCCGCGGGGGCGTTCGGCGCCCATATGTTGAAGTCGATATTGGATCCGCCGATGCTGGCCGTGTTTGAAACTGCGGCCCGCTATCAGATGTATCATGCTCTGGGCATGATCGCGGTTGGATTGGCGGGGCAGGTCTTTGGTTGCCCTCTGGTGGCGCGCGCCGGCTGGTGTTTTGCAGCCGGGATCTTCCTCTTTTGCGGGAGTCTCTACGGTGTCTCGTTGCTGGGTATTCGCTGGTTAGGAGCCATGACACCGATCGGGGGGCTGGCGTTTATGACGGGTTGGAGCTTGCTCGGCTGGTATGTCTGGCGCGAACAGGTTGTCACGCGAGAGTAA
- a CDS encoding type II toxin-antitoxin system VapC family toxin, giving the protein MKCLLDTCTFLWIISGSDELSPRARALFVDPANDVLLSAVSVWELSVKHALGKLSLPGPIERFLVEQREQHGIVTLPLDEQAVLHLHKLPALHRDPFDRMLICQAIEHDCLLLTPDPLIAQYAVRTQW; this is encoded by the coding sequence ATGAAGTGTCTGCTCGATACATGTACGTTCTTATGGATCATTTCCGGTTCTGACGAACTCTCTCCCAGGGCGAGAGCGTTGTTTGTGGACCCCGCCAACGATGTGTTGCTCAGTGCGGTGTCGGTCTGGGAGCTTTCCGTGAAACATGCGCTGGGCAAGTTGTCCTTGCCAGGTCCGATCGAGCGGTTTCTCGTGGAGCAACGGGAGCAGCATGGGATCGTGACGCTGCCGCTCGATGAACAGGCGGTACTCCATCTTCATAAGCTGCCTGCGTTGCATCGCGATCCATTCGACCGGATGTTGATTTGCCAGGCTATTGAGCACGATTGTTTGCTGCTCACTCCCGATCCTCTGATTGCGCAATATGCGGTTAGGACTCAGTGGTAA
- a CDS encoding RHS repeat domain-containing protein, translating into MTLSKLLTTVVCVLRLGAVVPTQAVADQAQYIYDDLGRLSQVIDGQGNVATYTYDAVGNLLSITRNTGGVGAPTIAALTPNTGNAGVWVNISITGTNLTGAALAMDNPGILVRNVLTTPTSLTATFQISFAARTGATAVTVTTTTGSATTSFSVNASAPVVSALSPISGPVTRLVTITGIGFSATVHGHIVNSPHLT; encoded by the coding sequence ATGACACTATCCAAACTTCTGACGACTGTGGTCTGTGTGCTGAGGCTCGGTGCCGTTGTACCGACGCAGGCCGTTGCTGACCAGGCCCAATATATCTACGACGACCTGGGCCGGCTCTCCCAGGTGATCGACGGGCAGGGGAATGTCGCGACGTATACGTACGATGCCGTGGGCAATCTGCTCTCCATCACGCGCAACACCGGCGGCGTCGGCGCACCGACGATCGCGGCGCTTACGCCGAATACCGGCAATGCGGGCGTCTGGGTGAACATTTCGATCACCGGCACCAATCTCACCGGCGCGGCGCTGGCCATGGACAACCCCGGCATCCTCGTCCGCAACGTCCTCACCACCCCGACCTCCCTCACCGCCACGTTCCAGATTTCCTTCGCCGCCCGCACCGGCGCCACGGCTGTGACCGTGACGACGACAACCGGCTCGGCGACGACGTCATTTTCAGTGAATGCTTCCGCTCCCGTCGTCTCGGCCCTGTCTCCCATCTCCGGTCCGGTCACGAGATTGGTGACGATCACCGGCATTGGGTTCAGCGCCACTGTCCATGGGCATATCGTGAATTCACCACACTTGACTTAG